A window of Bacteroidota bacterium contains these coding sequences:
- a CDS encoding metallophosphoesterase family protein — MIRIGLISDTHGFLDEAVFKHFENCDEVWHAGDFGNEELAKRLKDKKNLKGVYGNIDGQDIRSEYPEQLVFMCEDVKVMMRHIGGSPPKYNPETRKELAIHKPKLFISGHSHILKVIYDDKINCLHINPGAAGKQGWHKIRTIIRFSIDGPDIKNCEVIELGKR; from the coding sequence ATGATAAGAATTGGTTTGATATCAGACACACATGGTTTTTTAGATGAAGCAGTATTCAAGCATTTTGAAAATTGTGATGAAGTGTGGCACGCAGGTGATTTTGGAAATGAAGAATTGGCCAAGAGATTAAAAGATAAAAAGAATTTGAAAGGAGTGTATGGAAATATTGATGGACAAGATATTAGATCTGAATACCCGGAACAATTGGTTTTTATGTGTGAAGATGTAAAAGTAATGATGCGGCATATCGGTGGTTCACCGCCCAAATACAATCCTGAGACAAGAAAAGAACTGGCAATACACAAACCAAAGCTTTTTATCAGCGGTCATTCACATATACTTAAAGTGATCTATGATGATAAGATCAATTGCCTGCACATCAATCCGGGTGCAGCAGGCAAACAAGGTTGGCATAAAATCAGGACCATCATACGGTTTTCCATTGACGGCCCTGATATTAAGAATTGTGAAGTAATTGAATTAGGAAAGCGATGA
- a CDS encoding VOC family protein → MLFHHWNLWQQFCCIHHSSLHLKNEWGLCVFFNHFLNLIIMAKKSFIPEGYRAIIPSLAFKGADAALKWYTNVFGATQKMRLDNADRTIMHAELNIGDSLFFIAEENPKVGNKSAKSVNGNSVQLHVYVPDVDETLKRAIQNGSTLVMAAEDQFYGDRVGSINDPFGYTWILATHIKDVPEKEIYRQMETMSHN, encoded by the coding sequence ATGTTGTTTCATCATTGGAATCTGTGGCAACAATTTTGCTGCATACACCACTCAAGCCTCCATTTAAAAAATGAATGGGGGCTTTGTGTTTTTTTTAATCACTTTTTAAACCTAATTATTATGGCAAAAAAATCTTTTATCCCGGAGGGATACCGTGCAATTATTCCATCACTTGCATTTAAAGGTGCAGATGCTGCATTGAAATGGTACACAAATGTTTTTGGTGCCACACAAAAGATGCGTTTAGATAATGCAGACAGGACAATTATGCATGCGGAACTGAATATCGGCGATTCTTTGTTTTTTATTGCAGAAGAAAACCCGAAGGTTGGGAACAAGAGTGCAAAATCGGTGAACGGAAACTCTGTACAGCTTCATGTGTATGTACCGGATGTAGATGAAACACTAAAACGGGCAATACAAAACGGCTCAACATTAGTAATGGCAGCTGAAGATCAGTTTTATGGTGACAGGGTTGGTAGCATTAATGACCCATTTGGATATACATGGATACTGGCTACTCATATTAAGGATGTTCCGGAAAAAGAAATATATCGCCAGATGGAAACAATGTCGCATAACTGA